The genomic window AACAATTCTCTCGTCTGTTACGTTCTGGACGCTTTCGGCACTGATGAGCAGAAGGGGAAATACCTGAAGAAACTGGCGACCGGGGAGTGGCTCGGCGCTTTTTCACTCAGTGAACCTCAGGCGGGCTCCGACGCCTCAAACCTGAAAACATTTGCCGAGAAGGAGGACGATCACTATTTGCTGAAAGGGACCAAGAACTGGGTCAGCAGCGGGATCAACTCCGATGTGGTTATCGTCTTCGCGATGACGGAGAAGGGAGCGGGACATAAGGGAATCTCGGCTTTCATCGTAGAGAAATCTTTTGACGGTTTTACTACAGGCAAGAAGGAAGACAAGCTCGGCATCCGCGGTTCGGACACAAGCGAGCTCTACTTCGACAACTGCCCTGTCCCGGAGGTGAATCGGATTGGCGAGGAAAGCAGTGGATTCACTATAGCCATGAAGGCGCTGGATGGCGGCCGGACCGGTGTTGCAGCTCAGGCCGTAGGTATCGCCAGGGCGGCGCTGGAAGAATCGGTCCGTTATGCGAAGGAGAGAAAACAGTTTGGCAGTACAATCGCTTCCTTTGGCGCTGTTAAGGAGAAGATAGCCAAGATGGCCACAGACATCTCTGCCGCCCGGTTGCTTGTTCATCAGGCGGCCTACCTGAAGGACAACGGCAAGCCCTTTTCCACTGAAGCTGCTATGGCAAAATGGTTCGCTTCCAAGACTGCCATGGAGTCCGCTACCGAATGTGTGCAGATTTTCGGTGGCTACGGCTACATGGAAGAGTACGGCGTTGAACGTCTCATGCGAGATGCCAAGATTACACAGATTTACGAGGGAACTTCGGAAATACAGCAACTGGTCATCGCTAGAGCGATGCTGGAGGAATAGAGATGAACGGCGTCGAAGCAGAAGTGGCGGAAACGGTGGCGTGGGATGAACTTAGTTTCACGTTGACACCGACCCGTTCCATGTATGTGGCAGAATGTAAGATGGGAGAAGATTGGAACTCAGGCGAATTGAAGTCGTTTGGTGACTTCTCGATTTCGCCCGCGGCGGCCGTGTTGAATTACGGTCAGGGTGTCTTCGAGGGGATGAAAGCTTATCATAGCGCCAGGGACCGTGTCGTCCTGTTTCGGCCCGAGAGAAATGCACGCCGTTTTCAGGCATCTGCCGAGCGACTGTGTATTCCGCCTGTACCGCAAGGAATATTCATGCAGGCTGTGACCTCCACAGTAGGGGACAATCTCGATTTTGTCCCTCCGCTGGGCAAGGGTAGCCT from Candidatus Neomarinimicrobiota bacterium includes these protein-coding regions:
- a CDS encoding acyl-CoA dehydrogenase family protein; protein product: MYNLDYSEEQLLIQKTAREFAREHLAPGVMERDRKMEFPAEQIKTLGEMGFMGMTVPEEWGGAGADVVSYALAIEEISREDASAGVIMSVNNSLVCYVLDAFGTDEQKGKYLKKLATGEWLGAFSLSEPQAGSDASNLKTFAEKEDDHYLLKGTKNWVSSGINSDVVIVFAMTEKGAGHKGISAFIVEKSFDGFTTGKKEDKLGIRGSDTSELYFDNCPVPEVNRIGEESSGFTIAMKALDGGRTGVAAQAVGIARAALEESVRYAKERKQFGSTIASFGAVKEKIAKMATDISAARLLVHQAAYLKDNGKPFSTEAAMAKWFASKTAMESATECVQIFGGYGYMEEYGVERLMRDAKITQIYEGTSEIQQLVIARAMLEE